The following coding sequences lie in one Mesorhizobium sp. NZP2298 genomic window:
- a CDS encoding gamma-glutamylcyclotransferase, whose product MGDFWVFGYGSLIWRPGFAHVETRRARLHGYRRSLCVYSFVHRGTRQRPGLVLGLDHGGSCVGLAFRVPGELRDEVIAYLRERELVTSVYLERTLKVRLDGGDGVEAVAYIVDRKHEQYAGALDAADAAAVVRGAVGQSGNNEDYVLSTLKHLEALGIRDHWLEEVARGIAPL is encoded by the coding sequence ATGGGCGATTTTTGGGTGTTTGGCTACGGTTCGCTGATCTGGCGACCGGGTTTCGCGCATGTCGAGACACGACGCGCCCGACTGCACGGCTATCGCCGCTCACTTTGTGTCTATTCCTTCGTGCACCGCGGCACGCGCCAGCGGCCCGGGCTGGTGCTCGGCCTCGACCATGGCGGTTCCTGCGTCGGCCTGGCTTTCCGTGTGCCCGGGGAATTGCGCGACGAGGTCATCGCCTATCTGCGCGAGCGTGAACTCGTCACATCAGTCTATCTCGAGCGCACCCTCAAGGTCCGGCTCGACGGTGGCGATGGGGTCGAAGCCGTGGCCTACATCGTCGACCGCAAACATGAGCAATATGCCGGCGCGCTGGACGCGGCGGACGCGGCGGCGGTGGTGCGCGGCGCTGTCGGCCAATCCGGCAACAATGAGGATTATGTTCTCAGCACGCTGAAGCATCTGGAAGCACTTGGCATTCGCGACCATTGGCTGGAGGAGGTGGCACGGGGGATAGCGCCTTTGTGA
- a CDS encoding aldo/keto reductase, whose amino-acid sequence MQKRRLGRTDLSIAPLVLGGNVFGWTADEKTSFDLLDRFVGGGLNAIDTADAYSRWVPGNEGGESETIIGKWMKDRGNRDKVVVITKVGSDMGQGHKDLSAAYIEKAVEASLKRLQTDCIDLYLSHWPDPATPYEETLGAYEKLLAKGKVRHIGCSNLDAGQLRAALDVASLRSLPRYEVLQPEYNLYDRSSFDGPLHDLCVAEDIGVITYFSLAKGFLSGKYRSEADLGQSERGGGVKDYLNARGMRILAALDAISAKHSAKQAEVALAWVIARPGVTAPIASATKPSQMDSLIKAASLKLTADDMAELDRVSG is encoded by the coding sequence TTGCAGAAACGCCGTCTCGGTCGCACCGACCTTTCCATCGCGCCGCTGGTTCTGGGCGGCAACGTCTTCGGCTGGACCGCCGACGAGAAGACCTCGTTCGACCTGCTTGATCGCTTCGTCGGCGGCGGACTCAACGCGATCGATACGGCGGACGCCTATTCGCGCTGGGTGCCGGGCAACGAAGGCGGTGAATCGGAAACCATCATCGGCAAATGGATGAAGGACCGTGGTAACCGTGACAAGGTCGTGGTGATCACCAAGGTCGGTTCGGACATGGGGCAGGGCCACAAGGATCTGTCCGCCGCCTATATCGAAAAGGCTGTCGAAGCCTCGCTGAAGCGGCTGCAAACCGATTGCATCGACCTCTATCTGTCACATTGGCCGGACCCGGCCACGCCCTACGAGGAAACCCTCGGCGCTTACGAGAAGCTGCTTGCCAAGGGTAAGGTCCGCCATATCGGCTGCTCGAACCTCGACGCCGGCCAATTGCGCGCCGCACTCGATGTGGCGAGCCTACGCAGCCTGCCGCGCTACGAGGTGCTGCAGCCGGAATACAATCTCTACGATCGTTCCTCCTTCGACGGGCCGTTGCACGATCTGTGCGTGGCCGAGGATATCGGCGTCATCACCTATTTCAGCCTGGCCAAGGGTTTTCTGAGCGGCAAATACCGCAGCGAGGCCGATCTTGGCCAAAGCGAGCGCGGCGGCGGGGTTAAAGACTACCTCAATGCGCGCGGCATGCGCATTCTGGCCGCTCTTGATGCCATATCCGCCAAGCATTCGGCGAAGCAGGCGGAAGTCGCCCTTGCCTGGGTTATCGCGCGGCCAGGTGTCACCGCGCCGATCGCCAGCGCCACCAAGCCCAGTCAGATGGACAGCCTGATCAAGGCGGCATCGTTGAAGCTGACGGCCGACGACATGGCCGAGCTCGACAGAGTTAGCGGCTGA
- a CDS encoding LysE family translocator translates to MTEPLLSQPELWRPLLALVLAATVVMGSPGPATISVTAVGAAFGLRDSLRYTLGIVLGTIAVLLVVATGIMAVLGSMPRLAPLLVVASAAYILYLAVKIATAPPLAARTDEASRPTWLAGFLLAVANPKAYVAIAAVFAGASSSQGGVELGLWLKLTVLAAMIVVIHAAWLLAGAAFARFLRRPVASRITNLVFAAALVLTTLLAVYG, encoded by the coding sequence ATGACTGAGCCGCTTCTTTCGCAGCCGGAGCTTTGGCGACCGCTGCTCGCACTGGTGCTTGCAGCGACCGTCGTTATGGGCAGTCCAGGGCCGGCAACGATAAGCGTCACCGCTGTTGGTGCCGCCTTCGGCCTGCGCGATTCGCTGCGCTACACCTTGGGGATCGTCCTGGGCACGATCGCTGTTCTGCTGGTCGTGGCGACCGGGATCATGGCGGTGCTTGGGTCGATGCCGAGGCTGGCGCCGTTGCTGGTTGTCGCGTCCGCGGCCTACATTCTCTATCTTGCCGTCAAGATCGCCACCGCGCCGCCGCTGGCGGCGCGCACGGACGAGGCTTCGCGTCCGACCTGGCTGGCCGGGTTTCTGCTGGCGGTCGCCAACCCCAAAGCCTATGTGGCGATCGCCGCCGTGTTCGCCGGCGCCTCTTCGAGCCAGGGCGGTGTGGAACTCGGCCTATGGCTGAAGCTGACGGTGCTTGCGGCGATGATCGTCGTCATCCACGCCGCGTGGCTTCTTGCCGGTGCGGCGTTCGCCCGCTTCCTGCGCAGGCCTGTCGCCTCGCGCATCACCAATCTGGTCTTCGCCGCGGCGCTGGTGCTGACCACGCTGCTGGCTGTCTACGGCTGA
- a CDS encoding lysophospholipid acyltransferase family protein, with translation MLYVRSLAFNFVFYVNLIVQMILWTPYYFLSPRHRAWFVPKFWSRSCMWLYDKIAGTKSDITGQENLPQGSFILAPKHQSFWDAIAFFPFLQDPLYILKRELTWIPFFGWYIMKMRMIPVDRGSRSKALKAVVAATKKEMARNPRQLIIYPEGTRRAPGDEPAYKYGIVEIYAQLGVPVVPVAHVAGLYWPRRKFLRYPGTIKARFLPPIPPGLGKDEFMARLIGETEAACDQMLVEASRASNPPALPPTAVKRLRELGAKV, from the coding sequence ATGCTCTATGTCAGATCGCTGGCGTTCAACTTCGTCTTCTACGTCAATCTGATCGTCCAGATGATCCTCTGGACCCCATACTATTTCCTGTCGCCCCGCCACCGCGCCTGGTTCGTGCCGAAATTCTGGTCGCGCAGCTGCATGTGGCTCTATGACAAGATCGCCGGCACCAAGAGCGACATCACCGGGCAGGAAAACCTGCCCCAGGGTTCCTTCATCCTGGCGCCCAAGCACCAGTCGTTCTGGGACGCGATCGCCTTCTTCCCCTTCCTTCAGGACCCGCTGTACATCCTCAAGCGCGAGCTGACCTGGATCCCGTTCTTCGGCTGGTACATCATGAAGATGCGCATGATCCCGGTCGATCGCGGCAGCCGCTCCAAGGCCTTGAAGGCGGTGGTCGCGGCGACCAAGAAAGAGATGGCGCGCAACCCACGCCAGTTGATCATCTATCCCGAGGGCACGCGCCGGGCGCCGGGCGACGAACCGGCCTACAAATACGGCATCGTCGAAATCTATGCGCAGCTTGGTGTTCCCGTGGTGCCGGTTGCCCATGTCGCCGGCCTCTACTGGCCGCGCCGCAAGTTTTTGCGCTATCCCGGCACCATCAAGGCGCGGTTCCTGCCGCCGATTCCACCGGGCCTCGGCAAGGACGAATTCATGGCGCGGCTGATCGGCGAGACGGAAGCCGCCTGCGACCAGATGCTCGTCGAGGCATCGCGCGCATCCAACCCGCCGGCACTGCCGCCGACGGCGGTGAAGCGGTTGCGGGAACTGGGCGCGAAAGTCTGA
- a CDS encoding LysR family transcriptional regulator: protein MDRLEAMSLFVATVEAGSLSAAARRSGVPLATVSRKVSDLERHLQTRLLNRSTRRLTLTDAGDAYLAACRRILDEVGEAERVAGGEYSAPTGELIITAPIVFGRLHVLPIITAFLATYPRVDIRLTLGDRISQLAEEHIDVAIRIGRLPDSRMVALGVGSIRHVVCASPAYLAEHGTPKTPGDLETHSCITFEGLGSLATWTFAADKADFAVPVRSRLRVNTAEAAIDAAIAGLGITRVLSYQIVTAVRSRTLCPVLRDFEPEPWPVNLVHAGQGRLPVKLRAFLDFAAPRLRERLAQATW, encoded by the coding sequence ATGGATCGCCTGGAGGCCATGTCCCTTTTCGTCGCGACGGTGGAGGCCGGCAGCCTTTCCGCCGCCGCACGCCGTTCGGGCGTTCCGCTTGCGACCGTCAGCCGCAAGGTCTCCGATCTTGAACGGCATCTCCAGACACGTCTGCTGAACCGCTCGACACGCCGGCTGACGCTGACCGACGCGGGCGACGCCTATCTTGCCGCCTGCCGCCGCATTCTCGACGAGGTCGGCGAGGCCGAACGCGTTGCGGGCGGCGAATACAGCGCCCCGACCGGCGAACTGATCATCACCGCGCCGATCGTCTTCGGCCGACTTCACGTGCTGCCGATCATCACCGCGTTCCTCGCCACATACCCGCGAGTGGATATCCGCCTGACGCTCGGCGACAGGATAAGCCAGTTGGCGGAAGAGCATATCGATGTCGCCATCCGCATCGGCCGGCTGCCGGACTCGCGCATGGTTGCCCTCGGAGTCGGCTCGATCCGTCATGTTGTCTGCGCGAGCCCCGCCTATCTGGCCGAGCACGGCACGCCGAAGACCCCAGGAGATCTCGAGACACACAGTTGCATCACCTTCGAGGGTCTAGGCTCGCTCGCCACATGGACCTTTGCAGCGGACAAGGCCGACTTTGCTGTCCCGGTCCGCTCAAGGCTCCGGGTCAATACCGCGGAGGCGGCGATCGATGCCGCGATTGCCGGCCTCGGGATAACGCGCGTGCTTTCCTACCAGATTGTCACCGCTGTGCGCTCAAGGACACTCTGCCCGGTACTCAGGGACTTCGAACCGGAGCCGTGGCCGGTAAACCTGGTGCATGCCGGCCAGGGCCGGCTGCCGGTGAAACTGCGCGCGTTTCTCGACTTCGCCGCCCCACGCCTGAGGGAACGTCTAGCGCAGGCGACTTGGTAG
- a CDS encoding carboxymuconolactone decarboxylase family protein, which yields MPRIATPSSIAAAPTATQPVLQAVEKQLGVVPNLFRMVANSPAALEGYLGMSGALAKGRLPAPTRERIALAVAEINGCSYCLSAHTYLGKNLARLDDAEMLANRHGGSTDPKAAAAVRFAAKVAHSRGHVGDEDLSAVRLAGYDDGEIIEIVQHVALNVWTNYINEVAQTEIDFPVVSVRDAA from the coding sequence ATGCCGCGCATCGCCACGCCATCGTCCATCGCCGCTGCTCCCACAGCAACGCAACCCGTGCTGCAGGCTGTCGAGAAGCAGCTCGGCGTCGTGCCGAACCTGTTTCGCATGGTCGCCAACAGTCCAGCCGCGCTCGAAGGCTATCTGGGCATGTCCGGGGCGTTGGCCAAGGGTCGGTTGCCTGCACCGACGCGCGAGCGCATCGCGCTGGCGGTCGCCGAGATCAATGGCTGCAGCTACTGCCTGTCCGCACACACCTACCTTGGCAAGAACCTCGCCCGGCTCGACGATGCCGAGATGCTCGCCAACCGCCACGGTGGCTCCACGGACCCCAAGGCGGCCGCGGCGGTGCGTTTTGCCGCCAAGGTTGCGCACAGTCGCGGCCATGTCGGCGACGAAGATCTCTCCGCCGTCAGGCTGGCAGGCTACGACGATGGAGAGATCATCGAGATCGTCCAGCATGTCGCCCTGAACGTCTGGACCAACTATATCAATGAAGTTGCCCAGACCGAGATCGATTTTCCGGTTGTTTCTGTCCGCGATGCTGCCTGA
- a CDS encoding nuclear transport factor 2 family protein produces the protein MSESRPPLPPFTAETAAQKARMAEDAWNSRDPARVALAYTTDSRWRNRAEFLQGRDAIQAFLTRKWSRELDYRLIKEVWAFHGNRIAVRFAYEWHDDSGSWFRSYGNENWEFDEHGLMRLRIASINDLPIAQADRKYHWTLGRRPDDHPTLSELGL, from the coding sequence ATGTCTGAAAGCCGCCCGCCGCTTCCGCCCTTCACCGCCGAAACAGCCGCGCAGAAGGCGCGCATGGCCGAGGATGCGTGGAACTCGCGTGATCCGGCACGGGTCGCGCTTGCCTATACGACCGACAGCCGCTGGCGCAACCGCGCCGAATTCCTGCAAGGCCGCGATGCCATCCAGGCTTTCCTGACGCGCAAATGGAGCCGCGAGCTCGACTATCGACTGATCAAGGAAGTCTGGGCTTTCCACGGTAACCGCATCGCCGTGCGCTTCGCCTATGAATGGCACGACGACAGCGGTTCATGGTTCCGCAGCTACGGCAACGAGAACTGGGAGTTCGACGAGCACGGGCTGATGCGCCTGCGCATCGCGAGCATCAACGATCTTCCGATCGCGCAAGCCGACCGCAAATATCACTGGACGCTCGGGCGCCGCCCGGATGACCACCCAACATTGTCGGAGCTCGGGCTTTAG
- a CDS encoding pyridoxamine 5'-phosphate oxidase family protein has translation MNAHAFASDVAFTPTVKAIQTRKGSRQSYSRVEERGGWKSVITPDLAAFIEMQTSVFLSTANGDGQPYIQHRGGPAGFLKVLDERTIGFADFSGNRQFITQGNLADNPRAFLFLIDYMLRQRIKIWGTARVVEDDAELMAKLMPQDYKARPEQVILFTVSAWDANCPQHIPQRFEAADVAAALGERDKRIQHLEQEIARLKQASTGTDKE, from the coding sequence ATGAACGCACATGCTTTTGCCAGCGACGTCGCCTTCACGCCGACCGTCAAGGCGATCCAGACACGCAAGGGCTCGCGCCAGTCCTACTCCCGCGTCGAGGAGCGCGGTGGCTGGAAATCGGTGATCACGCCGGACCTTGCCGCCTTCATCGAGATGCAGACCAGCGTCTTCCTGTCGACGGCCAATGGCGATGGCCAGCCCTATATCCAGCATCGCGGCGGGCCGGCCGGCTTTCTCAAGGTGCTCGACGAAAGGACGATCGGCTTCGCGGATTTTTCCGGCAACAGGCAGTTCATCACGCAGGGCAACCTGGCCGACAACCCACGCGCCTTTCTGTTCCTGATCGACTATATGCTGCGCCAGCGTATCAAGATCTGGGGTACGGCGCGCGTCGTAGAAGACGATGCCGAGTTGATGGCCAAGCTGATGCCGCAGGATTACAAGGCGCGGCCCGAGCAGGTCATCCTGTTCACAGTCTCGGCATGGGATGCCAACTGCCCGCAACATATTCCGCAGCGTTTCGAGGCCGCCGATGTCGCGGCAGCGCTTGGTGAACGCGACAAGCGTATCCAGCACCTCGAGCAGGAAATCGCGCGCCTGAAGCAGGCGTCGACGGGGACAGACAAGGAATGA
- a CDS encoding YdcF family protein, with product MAMDVRDSTGTAGQMPVVVARLRDHGRISRLKTALRISALSLLVLATLFAGGFGWFANKVSHLTTPANPAKADAIIVLTGGQSRLDAAMELLASGKGERLLISGVHPSASRRQLQVATGGDKKLFSCCVDIDRAALDTIGNAEESAKWVESHAYNTVILVTNNYHMPRSLLEMSRLLHGAKLEPYPVVNSNLDNGGWLTKPQALRVLFTEYNKYLLALARGIVPVKPTPDGIALAETAAGG from the coding sequence ATGGCCATGGACGTGCGGGACTCGACCGGGACGGCTGGACAGATGCCAGTGGTGGTTGCTCGTTTGCGCGACCACGGCCGGATTAGCCGTTTAAAGACCGCACTTCGGATATCCGCACTCTCTCTTCTCGTCCTCGCAACCCTATTTGCCGGCGGCTTCGGCTGGTTCGCCAACAAGGTCAGCCATCTGACCACGCCCGCCAATCCGGCCAAGGCCGACGCCATCATCGTGCTCACTGGCGGCCAGTCCCGTCTCGACGCCGCGATGGAGCTGCTGGCGTCCGGCAAAGGCGAGCGCCTGTTGATCAGCGGCGTGCATCCCTCGGCGAGTCGGCGCCAGCTCCAGGTAGCGACCGGCGGCGACAAGAAGTTGTTTTCGTGCTGCGTCGACATCGACCGCGCCGCGCTCGACACGATCGGCAATGCCGAGGAAAGCGCCAAATGGGTCGAAAGCCACGCCTACAACACGGTGATCCTCGTCACCAACAACTACCACATGCCGCGCAGCCTGCTTGAAATGAGCCGGCTTCTGCATGGCGCCAAGCTGGAACCCTATCCGGTGGTCAATTCCAACCTCGACAATGGTGGCTGGCTGACCAAGCCGCAGGCCTTGCGCGTACTGTTCACCGAGTACAACAAATATCTGCTGGCGCTGGCACGCGGCATCGTGCCGGTGAAACCGACCCCGGACGGCATCGCACTGGCCGAGACCGCCGCCGGCGGCTGA
- a CDS encoding cell division protein FtsX, giving the protein MTDLSAEHFEEQEQETEATAARPRAQRRMAPIVPAQNIAGRALVLVIAIMTFLSCLTFGAVTLVRDTASVWENQISREATIQIKPVDGLDMEAALTQASQIAGEFPGVKSTRIIDRDATARLLEPWLGSGLNIDDLPVPRLVIVTIDENSPPDFAAMRAAITPKLPSASLDDHRTWVDRLVAMARTTVTIGIAVLALMLSATVLTVVFATRGAMAGNGHIIEVLHFVGAEARFIAREFRRHFLVTGMKGAAAGGAAAVLVFIVFSWWSSRNMATPQADQATALFGNFAIGSAGYLGVVLMVLVIGALTAATSHATVVAYLSDIDVRQPDA; this is encoded by the coding sequence ATGACTGACCTGTCCGCCGAACATTTCGAAGAGCAAGAGCAGGAAACCGAGGCAACTGCGGCACGGCCGCGTGCCCAGCGCCGGATGGCACCGATCGTGCCGGCACAGAACATTGCCGGCCGGGCGCTGGTCCTGGTCATCGCCATCATGACCTTCCTGTCCTGCCTGACCTTCGGCGCGGTGACACTGGTGCGCGACACCGCCTCGGTCTGGGAAAACCAGATCTCGCGCGAGGCGACGATCCAGATCAAGCCGGTCGACGGCCTCGACATGGAGGCCGCCCTCACCCAGGCATCGCAGATCGCCGGCGAATTCCCCGGCGTGAAGTCGACAAGGATCATCGATCGCGATGCGACCGCCAGGCTGCTGGAGCCATGGCTGGGTTCGGGCCTCAACATCGACGACCTGCCGGTGCCGCGCCTGGTCATCGTCACAATCGACGAGAACAGCCCCCCCGACTTCGCCGCCATGCGCGCCGCGATCACGCCGAAGCTGCCAAGCGCGTCGCTCGACGATCACCGAACCTGGGTCGACCGACTGGTGGCGATGGCGCGCACCACGGTGACCATCGGCATTGCCGTGCTGGCGCTGATGCTGTCGGCGACCGTGCTGACGGTGGTGTTCGCCACGCGCGGCGCCATGGCCGGCAACGGCCACATCATCGAGGTGCTGCATTTCGTCGGCGCCGAGGCGCGCTTCATCGCGCGCGAATTCCGCCGGCATTTCCTGGTCACCGGCATGAAGGGCGCTGCCGCCGGCGGCGCGGCGGCGGTTCTCGTCTTCATCGTCTTTTCCTGGTGGTCGTCGCGCAACATGGCAACGCCGCAGGCCGACCAGGCAACCGCCTTGTTCGGCAATTTCGCCATCGGCTCTGCGGGTTATCTCGGCGTCGTCCTCATGGTGCTGGTGATCGGCGCGCTGACGGCGGCAACCTCGCATGCCACCGTCGTCGCCTATCTCAGCGACATCGACGTTCGCCAACCCGACGCGTGA
- the ftsE gene encoding cell division ATP-binding protein FtsE: MIRFENVGLRYGMGPEILRDISLHIPERSFQFLSGPSGAGKTTLLRLLFMSLKPTRGLITIFGKDRSRISRTELPHLRRRIGVVFQDFRLLDHMTTYENVALPLRVRGREEASYRTDVTELLKWVGLGERMHVLPPVLSGGEKQRAAIARALIEQPEILLADEPTGNVDPPLARRLLRLFIELNRLGTAVVIATHDLGLMEQVDARRMILAGGRLDIYD, translated from the coding sequence TTGATTCGCTTCGAAAATGTCGGCCTCCGCTATGGCATGGGTCCGGAAATCCTCCGTGACATTTCCTTGCATATACCGGAGCGCTCCTTCCAGTTCCTGAGCGGGCCTTCGGGTGCCGGCAAGACGACGTTGCTGCGCCTGCTGTTCATGTCGCTGAAGCCGACACGCGGCCTGATCACCATATTCGGCAAGGACCGCTCGCGCATCTCGCGCACCGAGCTGCCTCATCTGCGGCGCCGCATCGGCGTGGTGTTCCAGGATTTTCGCCTGCTCGACCACATGACCACTTATGAGAACGTCGCACTGCCGCTGCGCGTGCGCGGGCGCGAGGAGGCGAGCTACCGCACCGATGTCACCGAGCTGTTGAAATGGGTGGGGCTGGGCGAGCGCATGCATGTGCTGCCACCGGTCCTGTCGGGTGGCGAGAAGCAGCGCGCCGCGATCGCGCGGGCGCTGATCGAGCAGCCCGAGATACTGCTGGCCGACGAGCCGACCGGCAATGTCGATCCCCCGCTGGCGCGGCGGCTGCTACGGCTGTTCATCGAACTCAACCGTCTCGGCACCGCCGTGGTGATCGCCACCCATGATCTTGGCCTGATGGAGCAGGTCGACGCGCGCCGCATGATCCTGGCCGGCGGAAGGCTGGATATCTATGACTGA
- the hpt gene encoding hypoxanthine phosphoribosyltransferase — MPIVRGKDIEVLFSASAIARRNLELAKEIAGHDYHDLLVISVLKGSFIFAADLIRAMHDVGLSPEVEFIFISSYGAGTTSGEVRVLRDIDNEVAGRDVLLIDDILESGKTLTFTRDLMLSRGAKSCSIAVLLDKRMRRQTALTADYVGFDCPDYFVVGYGMDVAHAFRELPFVGVVKGDA; from the coding sequence ATGCCCATCGTACGTGGCAAGGACATCGAAGTCCTGTTTTCGGCGTCGGCGATCGCGCGGCGCAATCTCGAGCTCGCCAAGGAGATCGCCGGGCACGACTATCACGATCTGCTGGTGATTTCGGTGCTCAAGGGCTCGTTCATCTTCGCCGCCGACCTGATCCGCGCCATGCACGATGTCGGCCTGTCACCAGAGGTCGAGTTCATCTTCATTTCCAGCTATGGCGCCGGCACCACCAGCGGCGAGGTGAGGGTGCTGCGCGACATCGACAATGAGGTCGCCGGCCGCGACGTGCTGCTGATCGACGACATCCTGGAATCGGGCAAGACACTGACCTTCACCCGCGACCTGATGCTGTCGCGCGGCGCAAAAAGCTGTTCCATCGCCGTGCTGCTCGACAAGCGCATGCGCCGCCAGACCGCGCTCACCGCCGACTATGTGGGCTTCGACTGCCCCGATTACTTCGTCGTCGGCTACGGCATGGATGTCGCGCACGCCTTCCGTGAATTGCCGTTTGTCGGTGTTGTGAAAGGCGATGCGTGA
- a CDS encoding response regulator, which yields MAKLLIVEDDESVRTLAARALERAGHAIDIAADGAQGLALIRAAHGGYDLVVSDIRMPEMDGIEMAIAAAALFPAMKIMLMTGYADQRERAEELNGIILDVVQKPFTLAEIRSRVERALICFA from the coding sequence ATGGCAAAGCTTCTGATCGTCGAGGACGATGAATCCGTCCGCACCCTCGCAGCCCGCGCGCTCGAACGCGCCGGCCACGCAATCGATATCGCGGCGGACGGCGCTCAAGGCCTGGCGCTGATACGAGCCGCGCATGGCGGCTATGATCTCGTCGTCTCCGACATCCGCATGCCGGAGATGGACGGCATCGAGATGGCGATCGCGGCGGCGGCCCTTTTCCCGGCGATGAAGATCATGCTGATGACCGGCTACGCCGACCAGCGCGAGCGCGCCGAGGAGTTGAACGGCATCATCCTCGACGTCGTGCAAAAGCCCTTCACACTGGCCGAAATCCGCTCGCGCGTCGAACGGGCGCTGATCTGCTTCGCCTGA
- a CDS encoding DMT family transporter, producing MQNRMVRGILSLCLGVLVFSLQDPLVKAVSSSYPVTEVMAIRSIVALPILIILVHADVGLPAILSKRFGLLTIRAFIQFTSYTVYYLAIAALPLADAVALYFMAPLFIMALAGPYLGERVSWRTLATVLIGLLGVIVMVRPGAGLFDWAALLSLGSALLYGFSQLMARKIGDTESSTVMAFYQNGAYLIGAAVVAGTFHLAGITHAVHPSLEFLVRPWIWPTLPDFLKMAACGFVASAGMILLSQGYRLAPANRVATFEYTGILWSPLWGFLFFAEVPRSTTVIGAALIIGAGLLALNTERRRSQAPGLATADPA from the coding sequence ATGCAGAATAGGATGGTGCGCGGCATCCTGAGCCTGTGCCTGGGCGTGCTGGTTTTCTCGCTGCAGGACCCGCTCGTCAAAGCCGTGTCGAGCTCCTATCCGGTGACTGAAGTGATGGCGATCCGCTCGATCGTCGCCTTGCCCATCCTGATCATCCTCGTCCACGCCGATGTCGGGCTGCCGGCAATCCTGTCGAAGCGGTTCGGCCTGCTGACGATACGCGCCTTCATCCAGTTCACCTCCTACACGGTGTACTATCTGGCCATCGCCGCGCTGCCGCTGGCTGACGCCGTGGCGCTCTATTTCATGGCGCCGCTGTTCATCATGGCGCTGGCCGGACCCTACCTCGGCGAACGCGTGTCCTGGCGGACGCTGGCGACGGTGCTGATCGGACTGCTTGGCGTCATCGTGATGGTGCGCCCAGGCGCGGGACTGTTCGACTGGGCGGCGCTGCTGTCGCTGGGCTCGGCCCTGCTCTATGGGTTCTCGCAGTTGATGGCGCGCAAGATCGGCGACACCGAATCGTCCACGGTCATGGCCTTCTACCAGAACGGCGCCTATCTCATCGGTGCGGCCGTGGTTGCCGGCACATTCCACCTGGCCGGCATAACCCACGCCGTCCACCCGAGCCTTGAGTTCCTGGTGCGGCCATGGATATGGCCGACGCTGCCGGATTTCCTCAAGATGGCCGCCTGCGGCTTCGTCGCCTCCGCCGGCATGATCCTTCTGTCGCAGGGCTACAGGCTGGCACCGGCCAATCGGGTCGCCACCTTCGAATACACCGGCATTCTATGGTCGCCGCTCTGGGGCTTTCTGTTCTTCGCCGAGGTGCCCAGGTCGACGACCGTGATCGGTGCGGCCCTCATCATCGGCGCCGGCCTGCTGGCGCTCAACACGGAACGGCGCAGGAGCCAAGCCCCCGGGCTGGCAACTGCCGATCCGGCGTGA